In the genome of Delphinus delphis chromosome 15, mDelDel1.2, whole genome shotgun sequence, one region contains:
- the GPC2 gene encoding glypican-2, with product MYALRSLLLLLLPLCPGPGPGPGIEAKVTRSCTETRQILGARGYSLSLLPPALISGEHLRICPQEYTCCSSEIEQKLTWETEATFRGLVEESGSFLVHTLAARHRRFDEVFREMLSSAEHSLSLLFQRSFGRLYAQHTPLFSGLFSRLRDYYERSGEGLDDALVDFWAQLLEKMFPLLHPQYIFSPDYLFCLTRLASSADDSLKPFGDSPRRLRLQITRALVAARAFIQGLETGRDVVSETLKMPLSEGCKRAVMRLTGCPLCRGVPSLPPCRGFCLNVAHGCISSQGLDPDWGAYLDGLLFLAEKIQGPFSFELAAQSIGVKIAEGLMHLQENSVGLSAQVFQECGSPQPAPARARRAPAPREEVGRLWSAAAAEEERPTTAAGASLPRLVWELRERLGRVRGFWAGLPLTVCGDPRVAADVSQEAAPCWTGAGRGRYLSPVVGGPQAGQIDNPELDAEASSPDLQTRRRRLQLRAATTRMKAAALGRDLELEDWGEDASGSGEGQHYADDWMAGAAAVAPPARPPRPPRRDGAGGKGGGVIIRHSQDRSRTGGTSVSFHTQPLLILFLSALALLGPR from the exons ATGTACGCGCTGCGATCTCTTCTGCTTCTGCTGTTGCCTCTGTGTCCCGGTCCTGGTCCTGGACCCGGTATCGAGGCAAAGGTCACCCGGAGTTGCACTGAGACCCGGCAGATCCTGGGGGCCCGGGGATATAGCTTAAGCCTACTCCCTCCCGCCCTGATCTCAg GTGAGCACCTCCGGATCTGTCCCCAGGAGTACACTTGCTGTTCCAGTGAGATAGAGCAGAAGCTGACCTGGGAGACTGAGGCCACCTTCCGAGGCCTGGTGGAAGAGAGCGGCTCCTTCTTGGTTCACACACTGGCTGCCCGGCACAGAAGATTTGATG AGGTTTTTCGGGAGATGCTCTCATCAGCCGAGCACTCCCTGTCCCTGCTCTTCCAGCGCTCCTTCGGCCGCCTGTATGCCCAGCACACCCCCTTGTTCAGTGGCCTGTTCTCTCGGCTACGGGACTACTATGAGAGGTCCGGTGAGGGGTTAGATGATGCTTTGGTGGATTTCTGGGCTCAGCTCCTGGAGAAAATGTTCCCCCTGCTGCACCCACAGTACATCTTCTCCCCTGACTACCTGTTCTGCCTCACGCGCCTGGCCTCTTCTGCTGATGACTCTCTGAAGCCTTTTGGGGACTCACCCCGCCGCCTCCGCCTGCAG ataACCCGGGCCCTGGTGGCTGCCCGGGCCTTTATCCAGGGCCTGGAGACCGGAAGAGATGTGGTCAGCGAAACGCTTAAG ATGCCGCTGTCCGAAGGCTGCAAGCGGGCTGTGATGCGTCTGACAGGCTGCCCCCTTTGTCGGGGGGTCCCCTCGCTGCCACCCTGCCGGGGCTTCTGCCTCAACGTGGCCCACGGCTGTATCAGCAGCCAGGGACTGGATCCTGACTGGGGGGCCTATCTGG ATGGTCTCCTGTTCCTGGCCGAGAAGATCCAGGGCCCCTTTTCCTTTGAGCTAGCAGCACAGTCCATCGGGGTGAAGATCGCGGAGGGTTTGATGCATCTGCAGGAAAACAGCGTGGGGCTGTCAGCCCAG GTGTTCCAGGAATGCGGGAGCCCCCAACCGGCGCCGGCCCGCGCCCGCCGTGCCCCAGCCCCCCGGGAGGAGGTGGGCCGGCTCTggtcggcggcggcggcggaggaggaGCGGCCCACGACGGCTGCGGGCGCCAGCCTTCCCCGGCTG GTGTGGGAGCTCCGCGAGCGGCTGGGCCGGGTGAGGGGCTTCTGGGCCGGGCTGCCCCTGACAGTGTGCGGGGACCCCCGCGTGGCTGCGGACGTCTCCCAGGAAGCGGCGCCCTGCTGGACCGGAGCTGGGCGGGGCCG GTACCTGTCGCCCGTGGTCGGGGGTCCCCAGGCCGGGCAGATCGACAACCCAGAGCTGGATGCGGAAGCCTCGAGCCCCGACCTCCAGACGCGGAGGCGGCGGCTGCAGCTCCGGGCGGCCACGACCAGGATGAAGGCGGCCGCCCTGGGACGCGACCTGGAGCTGGAGGACTGGGGTGAG GACGCTAGCGGCTCTGGAGAGGGACAGCACTATGCAGATGACTGGATGGCTGGGGCAGCAGCTGTGGCCCCCCCGGCCCGGCCTCCTCGCCCTCCTCGAAGGGATGGTGCTGGGGGCAAAGGAGGAGGTGTCATTATCCGCCACAGCCAAGACAGGAGCAGGACTGGAGGGACGTCTGTCAGTTTTCACACCCAACCCCTCCTCATTCTCTTCCTCTCAGCCCTGGCCCTGCTCGGACCTCGATAA